A section of the Venturia canescens isolate UGA chromosome 11, ASM1945775v1, whole genome shotgun sequence genome encodes:
- the LOC122417926 gene encoding coiled-coil domain-containing protein 113 isoform X1: protein MSFRKASVTSLGSRGTLVPEEEPRYEDMSDEELRQSLEIALRTNKVLQLENDVFERYLTKHDPQSLATMNQVLETARHAQKVASQIAPMASAMSLTGSGSATLSAIRDKQVYSPSMVSTTTFSGGRRYTSTLLPSVPKTYRITVAHRIEMASKEIDEMKKSLAELEQFTIKRRANLRAQMEEIELRIRETHEARHELEINLEKRWIDPLTGKIPAEKFIRFIEEWLRAADSVIEKLRLKSGTIKTQIKKARHQLRQREELGETLHPIDFQQLAIENQDYLKQIEEKNQHLIDLKKITARYNIALTSYKQKMADQMSSLNNIRKEISLKKSQIDKLRQDQTITRAEVEKAEKQLAKVVHVIDEYEVPDILDFVKVQAELREMKKTYKRLERHRKIQMTALKTFRKQQNQLELMRTVENKSGLS, encoded by the exons aTGTCTTTTAGGAAAGCAAGTGTTACGAGTCTGGGGTCCCGGGGGACGCTCGTCCCCGAAGAGGAGCCACGTTATGAGG ATATGTCCGACGAGGAATTACGTCAGTCCCTCGAAATAGCTCTTCGTACGAACAAAGTTTTGCAACTGGAGAACGACGTTTTCGAACGATACCTAACCAAGCATGACCCGCAGTCTCTGGCCA CGATGAATCAAGTTTTGGAAACTGCGAGGCACGCACAAAAAGTAGCGTCGCAGATTGCGCCGATGGCTTCGGCGATGAGCCTCACCGGAAGCGGGAGCGCGACCCTGAGCGCCATCCGCGATAAGCAAGTTTACTCGCCGAGTATGGTGAGCACCACGACCTTCAGTGGAGGTCGTCGTTATACGTCGACGCTTTTGCCATCGGTTCCGAAGACGTACAG AATAACCGTGGCTCACCGAATCGAAATGGCGAGCAAGGAGATCGACGAGATGAAGAAAAGCCTCGCAGAATTGGAGCAGTTCACGATAAAGCGTCGGGCGAATTTGCGGGCGCAGATGGAAGAGATCGAATTAAGGATTCGAGAGACTCACGAGGCGAGACACGAGTTGgaaataaatttggaaaaaagatGGATCGATCCACTGACAGGAAAAATTCCAGCAGAAAAATTCATCAG GTTCATAGAAGAATGGCTCCGAGCTGCTGACAGCGTGATCGAGAAGCTTCGACTCAAGAGTGGGACGATCAAAacgcaaataaaaaaagcgaGGCACCAGTTGCGTCAGCGTGAAGAGCTCGGGGAGACCCTccatcccattgatttccagcAACTCGCCATTGAGAATCAAGATTACTTGAAAcagatcgaggaaaaaaatcagcatTTGATCGACCTTAAGAAAATAACAG ctCGCTACAACATTGCCCTCACTTcgtacaaacaaaaaatggctGATCAGATGTCCTCCCTTAATAATATCAGGAAAGAAATTTCACTGAAAAAATCACAGATCGATAAACTGAGACAGGATCAAACAATCACTCGGGCAGAAGTCGAAAAAGCTGAAAAACAATTGGCTAAAGTCGTTCACGTCATCGACGAATATGAG GTCCCTGACATTCTGGACTTCGTGAAAGTCCAAGCTGAGCTTCGAGAGATGAAGAAAACATACAAACGTCTCGAGAGGCATAGGAAGATCCAAATGACAGCTTTGAAGACGTTCAGGAAGCAGCAGAATCAACTGGAGCTCATGAGGACCGTGGAGAACAAATCAGGGCTCAGTTGA
- the LOC122417926 gene encoding coiled-coil domain-containing protein 113 isoform X2, with product MNQVLETARHAQKVASQIAPMASAMSLTGSGSATLSAIRDKQVYSPSMVSTTTFSGGRRYTSTLLPSVPKTYRITVAHRIEMASKEIDEMKKSLAELEQFTIKRRANLRAQMEEIELRIRETHEARHELEINLEKRWIDPLTGKIPAEKFIRFIEEWLRAADSVIEKLRLKSGTIKTQIKKARHQLRQREELGETLHPIDFQQLAIENQDYLKQIEEKNQHLIDLKKITARYNIALTSYKQKMADQMSSLNNIRKEISLKKSQIDKLRQDQTITRAEVEKAEKQLAKVVHVIDEYEVPDILDFVKVQAELREMKKTYKRLERHRKIQMTALKTFRKQQNQLELMRTVENKSGLS from the exons ATGAATCAAGTTTTGGAAACTGCGAGGCACGCACAAAAAGTAGCGTCGCAGATTGCGCCGATGGCTTCGGCGATGAGCCTCACCGGAAGCGGGAGCGCGACCCTGAGCGCCATCCGCGATAAGCAAGTTTACTCGCCGAGTATGGTGAGCACCACGACCTTCAGTGGAGGTCGTCGTTATACGTCGACGCTTTTGCCATCGGTTCCGAAGACGTACAG AATAACCGTGGCTCACCGAATCGAAATGGCGAGCAAGGAGATCGACGAGATGAAGAAAAGCCTCGCAGAATTGGAGCAGTTCACGATAAAGCGTCGGGCGAATTTGCGGGCGCAGATGGAAGAGATCGAATTAAGGATTCGAGAGACTCACGAGGCGAGACACGAGTTGgaaataaatttggaaaaaagatGGATCGATCCACTGACAGGAAAAATTCCAGCAGAAAAATTCATCAG GTTCATAGAAGAATGGCTCCGAGCTGCTGACAGCGTGATCGAGAAGCTTCGACTCAAGAGTGGGACGATCAAAacgcaaataaaaaaagcgaGGCACCAGTTGCGTCAGCGTGAAGAGCTCGGGGAGACCCTccatcccattgatttccagcAACTCGCCATTGAGAATCAAGATTACTTGAAAcagatcgaggaaaaaaatcagcatTTGATCGACCTTAAGAAAATAACAG ctCGCTACAACATTGCCCTCACTTcgtacaaacaaaaaatggctGATCAGATGTCCTCCCTTAATAATATCAGGAAAGAAATTTCACTGAAAAAATCACAGATCGATAAACTGAGACAGGATCAAACAATCACTCGGGCAGAAGTCGAAAAAGCTGAAAAACAATTGGCTAAAGTCGTTCACGTCATCGACGAATATGAG GTCCCTGACATTCTGGACTTCGTGAAAGTCCAAGCTGAGCTTCGAGAGATGAAGAAAACATACAAACGTCTCGAGAGGCATAGGAAGATCCAAATGACAGCTTTGAAGACGTTCAGGAAGCAGCAGAATCAACTGGAGCTCATGAGGACCGTGGAGAACAAATCAGGGCTCAGTTGA
- the LOC122417929 gene encoding fas apoptotic inhibitory molecule 1 isoform X2: protein MFLLAHSISHWRGLQSLEMSEPTARWNVPLTDGNHVVEFEHGTATGKRVVKIDGKTLVHREWMFRLVGDEIVMFGDTKFVIRIDPIAGLRYSYTLWVNGKSFKNFVQSQSKVLDTWMTKFGDEEFRIVLDKTTQAVWINGEQIDVENEFVDGGAEMLFMIAGKPAVIRSCSSEQKGEGIKYFLYIDEVEITEKGLL from the exons ATGTTTTTACTCGCCCATTCGATTTCTCATTGGAGGGGCCTGCAATCTCTCGAGATGAGCGAACCCACGGCCCGCTGGAACGTGCCCTTAACCGATGGAAATCACGTCGTCGAATTCGAGCACGGGACCGCGACCGGGAAAAGGGTCGTGAAAATCGATGGAAAAACGCTCGTGCACCGAGAGTGGATGTTCCGACTCGTGGGCGACGAAATCGTCATGTTCGGGGACACCAAATTCGTCATCAGGATCGATCCCATCGCCG GACTCAGATACTCGTACACGCTCTGGGTCAATGGGAAAAGCTTCAAAAACTTTGTCCAGTCTCAGTCCAAGGTGCTCGACACTTGGATGACCAAATTTGGCGACGAGGAGTTCAGAATCGTTTTGG ACAAAACTACTCAAGCTGTCTGGATAAACGGCGAACAGATCGACGTGGAA aaCGAATTCGTGGACGGTGGGGCTGAAATGCTGTTCATGATCGCTGGCAAACCAGCGGTCATACGATCCTGCAGCTCCGAACAGAAGGGGGAAgggatcaaatattttttgtacatCGACGAGGTCGAAATAACCGAGAAGGGCTTGCTCTGA
- the LOC122417929 gene encoding fas apoptotic inhibitory molecule 1 isoform X1, with the protein MFLLAHSISHWRGLQSLEMSEPTARWNVPLTDGNHVVEFEHGTATGKRVVKIDGKTLVHREWMFRLVGDEIVMFGDTKFVIRIDPIAVEHLHVFAGLRYSYTLWVNGKSFKNFVQSQSKVLDTWMTKFGDEEFRIVLDKTTQAVWINGEQIDVENEFVDGGAEMLFMIAGKPAVIRSCSSEQKGEGIKYFLYIDEVEITEKGLL; encoded by the exons ATGTTTTTACTCGCCCATTCGATTTCTCATTGGAGGGGCCTGCAATCTCTCGAGATGAGCGAACCCACGGCCCGCTGGAACGTGCCCTTAACCGATGGAAATCACGTCGTCGAATTCGAGCACGGGACCGCGACCGGGAAAAGGGTCGTGAAAATCGATGGAAAAACGCTCGTGCACCGAGAGTGGATGTTCCGACTCGTGGGCGACGAAATCGTCATGTTCGGGGACACCAAATTCGTCATCAGGATCGATCCCATCGCCG TTGAACATTTGCATGTCTTCGCAGGACTCAGATACTCGTACACGCTCTGGGTCAATGGGAAAAGCTTCAAAAACTTTGTCCAGTCTCAGTCCAAGGTGCTCGACACTTGGATGACCAAATTTGGCGACGAGGAGTTCAGAATCGTTTTGG ACAAAACTACTCAAGCTGTCTGGATAAACGGCGAACAGATCGACGTGGAA aaCGAATTCGTGGACGGTGGGGCTGAAATGCTGTTCATGATCGCTGGCAAACCAGCGGTCATACGATCCTGCAGCTCCGAACAGAAGGGGGAAgggatcaaatattttttgtacatCGACGAGGTCGAAATAACCGAGAAGGGCTTGCTCTGA
- the LOC122417929 gene encoding fas apoptotic inhibitory molecule 1 isoform X3, which yields MSEPTARWNVPLTDGNHVVEFEHGTATGKRVVKIDGKTLVHREWMFRLVGDEIVMFGDTKFVIRIDPIAVEHLHVFAGLRYSYTLWVNGKSFKNFVQSQSKVLDTWMTKFGDEEFRIVLDKTTQAVWINGEQIDVENEFVDGGAEMLFMIAGKPAVIRSCSSEQKGEGIKYFLYIDEVEITEKGLL from the exons ATGAGCGAACCCACGGCCCGCTGGAACGTGCCCTTAACCGATGGAAATCACGTCGTCGAATTCGAGCACGGGACCGCGACCGGGAAAAGGGTCGTGAAAATCGATGGAAAAACGCTCGTGCACCGAGAGTGGATGTTCCGACTCGTGGGCGACGAAATCGTCATGTTCGGGGACACCAAATTCGTCATCAGGATCGATCCCATCGCCG TTGAACATTTGCATGTCTTCGCAGGACTCAGATACTCGTACACGCTCTGGGTCAATGGGAAAAGCTTCAAAAACTTTGTCCAGTCTCAGTCCAAGGTGCTCGACACTTGGATGACCAAATTTGGCGACGAGGAGTTCAGAATCGTTTTGG ACAAAACTACTCAAGCTGTCTGGATAAACGGCGAACAGATCGACGTGGAA aaCGAATTCGTGGACGGTGGGGCTGAAATGCTGTTCATGATCGCTGGCAAACCAGCGGTCATACGATCCTGCAGCTCCGAACAGAAGGGGGAAgggatcaaatattttttgtacatCGACGAGGTCGAAATAACCGAGAAGGGCTTGCTCTGA